In Cryptomeria japonica chromosome 10, Sugi_1.0, whole genome shotgun sequence, a genomic segment contains:
- the LOC131038545 gene encoding non-specific lipid transfer protein GPI-anchored 14, whose product MGENTRRAALVCIVFSCMGVLCAGDLQADQKECSDQLKSLSFCFPFVQGTVKTPSADCCTNLKNVRDTEPKCLCILIKDSTTPALGVSINTALALQMPAACNVTASISDCPALLNLSPSSPDAKVFENANSSSPASPSSSGSESPSSSTSSSDVSKNVKICPEFAVIKAILCSLVILAASL is encoded by the exons ATGGGAGAGAATACGCGCAGAGCAGCCCTGGTTTGCATAGTTTTCTCATGCATGGGAGTATTGTGTGCAGGGGACTTGCAGGCGGACCAGAAGGAGTGTAGTGACCAGCTCAAGAGTCTGTCCTTTTGCTTTCCCTTCGTACAAGGAACTGTCAAAACCCCCTCCGCCGATTGCTGCACAAATCTGAAGAACGTCCGGGACACCGAACCGAAATGCCTCTGTATTTTGATAAAGGACAGCACTACCCCTGCTCTCGGTGTTTCCATCAACACCGCTCTTGCTCTGCAAATGCCTGCCGCCTGTAATGTCACCGCTTCCATTTCCGACTGCCCTG CGCTTCTCAATTTGTCGCCTTCTTCGCCGGACGCTAAGGTTTTTGAAAATGCCAATTCTTCTTCCCCTGCATCGCCGTCCTCGTCTG GATCAGAGTCGCCGTCGTCGTCCACGTCGAGCAGCGATGTGAGCAAGAATGTGAAGATCTGCCCGGAATTTGCCGTCATTAAGGCCATACTCTGCTCTCTAGTAATTTTGGCTGCGTCACTGTAG